The following coding sequences are from one Limnobacter sp. SAORIC-580 window:
- the murG gene encoding undecaprenyldiphospho-muramoylpentapeptide beta-N-acetylglucosaminyltransferase, translated as MSKAQRLALIVAGGTGGHIFPGLSVASELKARGWQVQWAGNPQAMEGRLVPAHGVEMNTLVFSGFRGKGIVQQVFMPLKLLRAFWTSVQILRRTKPAVVLGMGGYVAFPLGMMASLLNIPLVVHEQNSVAGLTNKVLAKLADRNLVAFPYALPNSNWVGNPVREMIYSQPEPRARFLGRSGPLKLLVLGGSLGAQALNEVVPKALANLPTDCRPEVVHQAGEKNLPALRDNYEKAGVSAQQLAFIDDVAGAMAAADLVICRAGAMTVAEVAAIGVAALFVPFPHAVDDHQTHNAGFLVKENAAWLRQQHELDATWLANWLQQISRETCLEQAERARALAKPQATQEVANYIEQVAKV; from the coding sequence ATGAGCAAAGCACAGCGATTGGCATTGATTGTTGCAGGTGGTACCGGCGGTCATATTTTCCCGGGATTGAGTGTTGCCTCTGAATTGAAAGCTCGTGGTTGGCAGGTTCAATGGGCGGGTAACCCACAGGCCATGGAAGGCCGATTGGTGCCGGCACATGGCGTTGAAATGAATACCTTGGTGTTCTCAGGCTTTCGCGGTAAGGGCATTGTGCAGCAGGTCTTCATGCCCTTGAAATTGTTGCGTGCATTCTGGACGTCAGTTCAAATTCTTCGCCGCACCAAGCCCGCGGTAGTGTTGGGCATGGGCGGGTATGTGGCATTCCCGCTGGGCATGATGGCCAGCTTGCTGAATATTCCTTTGGTGGTGCATGAGCAAAACTCGGTTGCAGGCTTGACCAACAAGGTGTTGGCTAAATTGGCAGATCGAAACCTGGTTGCTTTTCCGTATGCCCTGCCCAATTCCAATTGGGTGGGCAACCCCGTGCGTGAAATGATTTACAGCCAGCCAGAGCCCCGCGCGCGTTTTCTTGGCCGCAGTGGTCCGTTGAAATTATTGGTGTTGGGTGGAAGTTTGGGTGCACAAGCCTTGAATGAGGTGGTACCCAAAGCCTTGGCCAACTTGCCCACAGATTGCAGGCCTGAGGTGGTGCACCAAGCGGGAGAGAAAAATTTGCCCGCCTTGCGCGACAACTATGAGAAGGCTGGCGTAAGCGCCCAGCAGCTGGCATTTATTGATGATGTTGCAGGTGCCATGGCTGCGGCCGATTTGGTGATTTGCAGGGCTGGTGCAATGACTGTCGCGGAAGTCGCCGCCATTGGTGTTGCAGCGTTGTTTGTGCCTTTTCCGCATGCTGTTGACGACCATCAAACCCACAACGCAGGTTTTCTCGTGAAAGAGAATGCGGCCTGGCTGCGTCAGCAACACGAATTGGACGCCACATGGCTGGCGAACTGGTTGCAACAAATCAGCCGGGAAACATGCCTTGAACAAGCAGAGCGGGCGAGGGCCTTGGCCAAACCACAAGCCACTCAGGAAGTGGCGAACTACATTGAACAGGTTGCGAAGGTATGA
- the ftsW gene encoding putative lipid II flippase FtsW produces MQFKSLIPATAAGGGLSSSMYKVNRGPAVSQAIDQGLIWAVLALLFLGLVMVYSATVALPDSNKYANYQTTHFLVRHAVSIAVAFVAAFCVFQIPMKTWQELAPLVFLCCIALLVLVLIPGIGKEVNGARRWLSLYVLNIQPSELMKVCAIIYAADYTVRKQAYMQRFGKVLFPMFMAMFLVGMLLLLEPDMGAFIVIVTVVFGILFLGGINARVFFGVLFALSAAFALLIAFSDYRRARLLAYLDPWEGDNALNKAYQLSHSLIAFGRGEVLGVGLGGSVEKLHYLPEAHTDFLLAVIGEELGFVGVTVVILLFLYIVKRCFAVGAQAIALERTFSGLVAKGVGIWIAVQCFINMGVNLGVLPTKGLTLPLMSYGGSAILVTCAALALVLRIDHENRTMMRGGAA; encoded by the coding sequence ATGCAGTTCAAGAGCCTGATCCCCGCCACTGCGGCGGGTGGTGGTTTGTCATCCTCCATGTACAAAGTCAACCGTGGACCTGCAGTGTCTCAGGCCATTGACCAAGGCCTGATTTGGGCTGTGTTGGCGCTGCTGTTCCTTGGGCTTGTGATGGTGTATTCCGCCACTGTGGCTTTGCCCGATTCCAACAAGTATGCCAACTATCAAACCACGCACTTTTTGGTTCGGCACGCGGTATCCATTGCAGTGGCATTTGTGGCGGCCTTTTGTGTTTTCCAGATTCCAATGAAAACCTGGCAAGAGTTGGCGCCATTGGTCTTTTTGTGTTGCATCGCTTTGCTGGTCTTGGTGCTGATTCCTGGAATTGGCAAAGAGGTGAATGGTGCTCGCCGATGGCTCTCGCTGTACGTACTGAATATTCAGCCATCTGAATTGATGAAGGTCTGCGCGATCATTTATGCAGCCGATTACACCGTGCGCAAGCAAGCCTATATGCAGCGTTTTGGGAAGGTATTGTTTCCCATGTTCATGGCCATGTTCCTGGTGGGCATGCTGCTTTTGCTGGAGCCTGACATGGGGGCATTCATCGTGATTGTCACGGTGGTGTTCGGAATCCTGTTTTTGGGTGGTATCAATGCACGGGTTTTCTTTGGTGTGTTGTTCGCTCTAAGTGCGGCATTTGCCTTGTTGATCGCCTTCAGTGATTACCGCCGTGCCCGCTTGTTGGCTTACCTCGATCCATGGGAAGGCGACAACGCTTTGAACAAGGCCTATCAGTTGTCACATTCCTTGATCGCTTTTGGGCGAGGTGAAGTATTGGGCGTAGGTTTGGGTGGCAGTGTTGAAAAATTGCATTACCTGCCCGAGGCCCACACCGACTTTCTGCTCGCGGTCATTGGAGAAGAGCTTGGTTTTGTGGGTGTGACGGTTGTCATTTTGCTGTTCCTCTACATCGTCAAACGATGCTTTGCCGTGGGTGCCCAGGCCATCGCGCTGGAGCGAACATTCTCCGGTTTGGTGGCCAAGGGCGTAGGCATCTGGATTGCAGTTCAGTGCTTTATCAACATGGGCGTGAATTTGGGTGTTCTGCCCACCAAGGGTTTGACCTTGCCTTTGATGAGTTATGGCGGCTCCGCAATACTCGTGACCTGTGCGGCTTTGGCACTGGTGCTACGCATTGATCATGAGAACCGAACCATGATGCGGGGAGGTGCGGCATGA